The genomic segment GAGATGGTGTGTCGATACAACTCGACGAGGAAAATCACCACGCGAGCCGGAAGATGGCTCACCGCGCCTTCTCCATCAGAGAGTGGGTCCGCCGAACGCCGGTTTTGAGCTGCTGCTCGAGGCGGGCGGAAATCGCGTGACGGCTGCTCGGCAGCGCCCGGATCACGATGCGTTCGTCGGCGGTGAGGTCAGCCAGAACCGATCGCGCCACATGGCGCAGTCGGCGGGAAACCTGGTGTCGTTGAACGGCGTTGCCGACCGACTTGGCGACGACCAGTCCGATCCGCGGTCCGTCGCCGCCATCGGCCGCGCGTCGTGCGTGCACAACAAGATCAGGCTGCGCCGCTCGCACCCCGTGCTTGATGGTGGCGCCGAACTCCGCAGACCGTGTCATCCGGAACTGAGCCGGGAGCACGCCGCGTGATCCCGTGGATCAGGCAGTCAGTGAACGACGACCCTTGCGGCGCCGGCCTGACACGATGGCGCGCCCGGCGCGCGTACGCATGCGCAGACGGAAGCCATGGACCCGCGCCCGGCGCCGGTTGTTCGGCTGGAAGGTCCGCTTGCCCTTGGCCACGGCTATATCTCCTCGTCGTTTGGCAGTCGCTATCCGGTGTACACGCTTTCGCTGCACCCCAGACGAACCGACCGCTCGTTATAAGCTCTGGTCTCGCTCGTAACCGGCGCTGTCCCGAAAACTCCGGTCGCAGCCGTATCGCCGACGTATGGGCGACTGTTCGAGGGTACTGACCTCACTTCCCCTGGTCAAACCGCCTTGTCGTGCCGCCGATCACGA from the Mycolicibacterium crocinum genome contains:
- the rpmH gene encoding 50S ribosomal protein L34, with protein sequence MAKGKRTFQPNNRRRARVHGFRLRMRTRAGRAIVSGRRRKGRRSLTA
- the rnpA gene encoding ribonuclease P protein component, which translates into the protein MLPAQFRMTRSAEFGATIKHGVRAAQPDLVVHARRAADGGDGPRIGLVVAKSVGNAVQRHQVSRRLRHVARSVLADLTADERIVIRALPSSRHAISARLEQQLKTGVRRTHSLMEKAR